A genomic region of Zea mays cultivar B73 chromosome 6, Zm-B73-REFERENCE-NAM-5.0, whole genome shotgun sequence contains the following coding sequences:
- the LOC100277314 gene encoding uncharacterized protein LOC100277314, whose protein sequence is MAAKAISSPVPVEWYPTLAVVMVSVGLMFTASFFIYEATSSKRSRSLAKEITTAAVASVLLGFGSLFVLLASGVYV, encoded by the exons ATG GCGGCGAAGGCGATCTCGAGCCCCGTGCCGGTGGAGTGGTATCCGACGCTGGCCGTCGTCATGGTATCCGTAGGCCTCATGTTCACCGCCTCCTTCTTCAT CTATGAAGCTACTTCATCCAAGCGGAGCCGTAGCCTGGCAAAGGAGATCACAACAGCAGCTGTTGCTTCTGTTTTACTG GGCTTTGGGTCTCTGTTCGTGCTCCTTGCAAGTGGTGTTTATGTTTGA